The bacterium DNA segment TCGTCTCGGTTGACCCGAAGGAAAATCATTTTTCGCTTTACAGGAATGTATCTCTTATAACTCCTAACCAAAAGGAAGCCTCTAACAGTTGCGGAATTGAAATTATGGATGAGAAGTCACTTGTTAAATGCGCAAGAAAACTTATGAGAATAACCTCTGCAGAAAGCATTTTAATAACCCGCGGTGCTAAGGGGATGACCCTCGTTCGGAGTGACGGCTCGGTAAAAAACTATGGCACAGTTGCACGTCAGGTTTATGATGTCACGGGTGCTGGAGATACAGTTATTGCTGCTTTTACTGCAGTTATCGCTGCCGGCGGAAGTTATGATGAAGCAGCCATAATATCGTCGCATGCTGCGGGGATAGTCGTTGGGAAAGTGGGCACCGCAACGGCAATGCCTCAGGAAATAATGGAAAGCATGAGATACGAAATAGAAGCCAAGAAGCATTAATGATAAAATGTTTGAGCTATCCGTAAAATCATCATTCTCAGCGGCTCATAGAATAAAAGGCTACCAGGGGAAATGCTCAAAAATTCACGGTCATAATTGGACAGTAGAGCTTAAGGTGCGGACGGATGAGCTTAATGAAATTGGCATGTCGGTCGATTTCGCAATGCTAAAAAACATTCTTAACGATATAACGGAGAAGCTTGACCACACTGACCTCAACGAGAACCAGCTTCTTTCAGGGAAAAATCCCACTGCCGAGAACATAGCAATGATTATATACAATCTTGCGAAAGAAAAGATTGGGAACATAGCAGAGGTCGTTTCGGTTACTGTGTGGGAATCGCCAAATTCTGCGGTAACATATCGCGAATAGCCAAGCAGCAACAGTTTGGTGCGGTATTTCTGTAATAATAAAGTGGTTAAAAAACTCTTGCATAGACGGATTTGTTAGATATTATTTTTACGCTCTTGCTGGGGTAGCTCAGTTGGTAGAGCACAGGACTGAAAATCCTGGTGTCGGCAGTTCGATTCTGCCCCCCAGCAAGTTTTAGAACCATCAAGGGGGGGAAGAAAATGCTCAAAATCAAGATTTTTGTTTTAATTTCTTTGCTTTTGGCATCGTCCTATGCTATGACGATAGTCGGAAGCATTCACGGTTTCTCGCATACCGTCGGATGTTATCCTCACGGAGAATATGCCTATCTTCTCTACGGCAGATGTGTTGCGGTGCTCGATATAAGAACTCCGTCATCTGTGGCTTTTGTTGATAGCATATGTTTTGGTGATGAGGTGCTTGACTTTGACTTTGGCTTCGATTCCCTCGCTTTTCTTGGATGTGGCTCAAACATTTATATTTTCAACATTAGTGACCCTACCCGCCTTGTCAGGGTGCATACAATATTGTTACCCTCACCAGCTGAACGCGCAGCCTCGATAGCATTTAACAACGGACACATTTATGTTGCCACTGGAAGTAACCTTTATGTTTACAGGTTGATAGTAAGTCCGACTGGTATAAGGGATACTCTTACATACTCTGAGTTGGTAACTTCCAAGATTGTTGATGCAGATAGTAATTATTTAGCACTGGTGGTCCTGTCTTCTCCAATGATAGGGACCACCATAAGGACCTACGATATCAGCACACCCTCAAGGCCTCGACTCCTCGGAAGCGCACGAACTACCGGTCGAGGTGGCGATGTTGATGTCTGGGGGAGCCGAATCTACGCTGCCAACGGCATCGTGCCAATACCCGGTGCAGGAGGACAGGCAGTGCTTGTTTTGGCATCAACGCCAACGAGAGCGTATACATGCACCACAGGTTCAGGAGACTGCAATCATGGATGCGCATGGGGAGAATACTTTGCTATCGCGAACGGTCTTAACGGTGTGAGACTTTACAACTGGGAGAATCCATCATCCCCGCGTCTTGTGGATTTGTATGTTCCAATGATTTCAGAGTACTATAACAACATTGAAATACAATATCCATATATATTTGCCACGATAAGAGACGGATTAATGATTTTTCAATCTGATTCGCTTCCATCGATTGGGGATAGGACTCCTCCAAGAGCAACTCTTATAGAACCGCTATCCGGCTCGTTTTCAGCATGTTCATTGCAGTGCATAAAATATGTCGTTGTGGATTCAGGTGGGGCTGTCGACTGGTCGTCTGTAGTTATTGAGGTTAATTCAACTCTATACGGCGATACAGCTTTAACTATTATTGGCGATACTGTAATGTTTGTTCCATCAAGTAGTTGGTCTGAGGGAGATACGATAAGATTCTCCCTTATATCTGCGCGGGATACCGCCGGGAACGCTGCCTTGGGATTGCCTCTTTCAGGCTTCGTGGTGATGGATTATTCACCACCAGTGATATTTGATATTACTCCTGCCAGTGGAGAAACGGTCTATACTGCCTTTCCAGTGGTAAAATTTCATGTCGTTGATTCGCTATCTGGCGTGGGATATTTTGAGGTGGTGGTTGCTGGCGATACCTTTGGTCCATCTTCGCCTGAGGTAACCTTTGATGGAGACAGTGTGGTTTACATTCCCACAGTTCCTGTGCCCCGCGGTAGTGTTACAGTTTGCGCCTACGCTTCTGACAATGTTATTTATTGTGGTCCGAACGAAACTCCACCCCTCTGCTGGACATTTTATAACGGAATATCAAGCTCTGATACGATTCCTCCTGAAATAAGATTGTTGCGCCCGCTTGATGGGACTGCTACATCGGATTCCTTCATGCCCATAGTATTTTACATACACGATGATTCTGGGGTGCATGCTGCCTCTATAGTCTTGAATGTTAATGGTGATTTATACACGCTTTATTCGTCCGTTCTTACTTATACTGCTGATACGCTGCGATACGAACCTCATACACCATACCCGGAAGGAGAAAACACAGTCACCCTTTCTCCCGTATCAGATATTTATGGGAATGCGACGACAACATACAGTTTTTCCTTCAAAGCTGACTACACACCGCCAACCCAGCTTAACATATACCCTATCCCCGGTTCACACCTTGACCATGATACTTTAACGGTGGATATTTCGCTTGTAGATCCTAACGAGGGTTCCGGGATAGATACCGCGAGCATAAGGTTCTACATAAATGACACTCTCGTTGACCCTGTTTTCGTTCCGGTTTCAGATACATTGGTTCGCCTGACATATTTCTACGATGGAAGAGGGTATAGTGGCGATACAGTTAGAATAGCTCTCACTAACCTGCGGGACCTCATAACATATGGTTCATACAATTATGCACCAGAACTTAGATATTGGTTTACCATAGAACACAGCGCTGTTAGGGAGTTAGCCAAGCCAATAACCCCTAATATTGAAATAACGCCGAATCCTTTCAATCAAACTGCTTTGGTAAGAGTGTCTTTGGGAAAAAGGGAACGCGGAAAACTCGTGCTTATGGACATTAATGGAAGAATAGTGAAAACATTGCTGGAAGGGAAAATCAAGCGCGCAGAAGTAGCTATTCACGGTGAGGGGCTTACGAGCGGAGTTTACATATTAAAGTGGAAAGGAGAATCGGAACTTTCGAGCAGACTGCTTCTTATGAAGTGAGCACCGGCTATTCCTTGGGGTATAAGCTAATTAACAAAACTCTTGACACGAATTCGACCCAAAATATTATTAAATTTGAAGTGGGCGATTAGCTCAGCTGGTTAGAGCGCTACCTTGACATGGTAGAGGTCAGTGGTTCAAATCCACTATCGCCCACCATTTTTTCTTTCCCCAGATGAAACCTCAAAAAATTCTTGCCATCACGAAATATTTGTTGAAATTATAAAAATATTTTAAATAATAGAATAAAGAAATGCGAGCAATATTATTAATAATAACAATTTTTGCAATCAGCTTTTCGCAGGAAGTGCATCTTAAGATAACCGATCGCTCTGCCGAAAGAATAAGAGTGGCTGTAATGCCATTTGTTGAAGACCCGGGCTCGATGGGCGACTTAGTTTCTGCGGACTCTATAGACGACATAATTAGTGCTGACCTCGATTTTTCGCCGTTCTTCACCGTTCTTGAGCCAGAATTTTTCCCTAAAATAGTTACCGACGAGAAGGATATAATGCAGTCAGATTGGTTAACCTCAGGTGTTCAAACTATAATTTTTGGCACTTATGGTTTGGCTGAAGGTGAGGCGTATATTCATCTTAAGTTATACTCCGTCCCGAATGGCAAGGTTATATACAAGAAAACCTTCCGTGGCTTGCCTGAGAACCTGAGAAGAATTGCACATGCAGCTTCGGATGACATAGTGAGAAAGATTACGGGAGAGAAGGGCATAGCACAAACCAAGATAGCGTTCATATCCAGCAGAAACGGCAATAAAGAGATTTATATTTGCGATTACGATGGCTACAATCTCACCAAGTTGACCTCGCATAAAAGCATAATTCTATCGCCGGATTGGTCGCCGGATGGCACAGCCTTAACATTCACAAGTTTTTTGAAGGGGCAGCCACAGCTTTATATATACGAGTTCGCGAAAGGTCGAGCTCGGTTGCTTTCTGGGTTTAGAGGATTAAATACCGCTGCATCGTGGTCACCAGATGGGAAGAAGATCGCACTGGTTTTATCAAAGGATGGCAATTCGGAAATTTATGTTATGGATGTTAGGAAAAAGAAGCTTAAGAGACTGACTAAGAATTTTTATATAGACACCTCGCCGACATGGTCGCCAGATGGTCACTATATAGCTTTTTGTTCTGACCGCTCAGGGACACCGCAGATATACATAATGGACTCAGATGGTGCCAATGTTAGACGGCTCACA contains these protein-coding regions:
- the queD gene encoding 6-carboxytetrahydropterin synthase QueD, with protein sequence MFELSVKSSFSAAHRIKGYQGKCSKIHGHNWTVELKVRTDELNEIGMSVDFAMLKNILNDITEKLDHTDLNENQLLSGKNPTAENIAMIIYNLAKEKIGNIAEVVSVTVWESPNSAVTYRE
- a CDS encoding T9SS type A sorting domain-containing protein; the encoded protein is MLKIKIFVLISLLLASSYAMTIVGSIHGFSHTVGCYPHGEYAYLLYGRCVAVLDIRTPSSVAFVDSICFGDEVLDFDFGFDSLAFLGCGSNIYIFNISDPTRLVRVHTILLPSPAERAASIAFNNGHIYVATGSNLYVYRLIVSPTGIRDTLTYSELVTSKIVDADSNYLALVVLSSPMIGTTIRTYDISTPSRPRLLGSARTTGRGGDVDVWGSRIYAANGIVPIPGAGGQAVLVLASTPTRAYTCTTGSGDCNHGCAWGEYFAIANGLNGVRLYNWENPSSPRLVDLYVPMISEYYNNIEIQYPYIFATIRDGLMIFQSDSLPSIGDRTPPRATLIEPLSGSFSACSLQCIKYVVVDSGGAVDWSSVVIEVNSTLYGDTALTIIGDTVMFVPSSSWSEGDTIRFSLISARDTAGNAALGLPLSGFVVMDYSPPVIFDITPASGETVYTAFPVVKFHVVDSLSGVGYFEVVVAGDTFGPSSPEVTFDGDSVVYIPTVPVPRGSVTVCAYASDNVIYCGPNETPPLCWTFYNGISSSDTIPPEIRLLRPLDGTATSDSFMPIVFYIHDDSGVHAASIVLNVNGDLYTLYSSVLTYTADTLRYEPHTPYPEGENTVTLSPVSDIYGNATTTYSFSFKADYTPPTQLNIYPIPGSHLDHDTLTVDISLVDPNEGSGIDTASIRFYINDTLVDPVFVPVSDTLVRLTYFYDGRGYSGDTVRIALTNLRDLITYGSYNYAPELRYWFTIEHSAVRELAKPITPNIEITPNPFNQTALVRVSLGKRERGKLVLMDINGRIVKTLLEGKIKRAEVAIHGEGLTSGVYILKWKGESELSSRLLLMK
- the tolB gene encoding Tol-Pal system beta propeller repeat protein TolB — encoded protein: MRAILLIITIFAISFSQEVHLKITDRSAERIRVAVMPFVEDPGSMGDLVSADSIDDIISADLDFSPFFTVLEPEFFPKIVTDEKDIMQSDWLTSGVQTIIFGTYGLAEGEAYIHLKLYSVPNGKVIYKKTFRGLPENLRRIAHAASDDIVRKITGEKGIAQTKIAFISSRNGNKEIYICDYDGYNLTKLTSHKSIILSPDWSPDGTALTFTSFLKGQPQLYIYEFAKGRARLLSGFRGLNTAASWSPDGKKIALVLSKDGNSEIYVMDVRKKKLKRLTKNFYIDTSPTWSPDGHYIAFCSDRSGTPQIYIMDSDGANVRRLTFDGDYNDQPSWSPKGDKIAFASRTRGQFDIAVIDVSGENLVYLTSLGNNEHPDWAPDGYHIVFASDRLGTYQIYEFLWDGTKIRRITNIAANNTSPSWSPRFNWGQE